GGGGAGAGGAAATCGTCAGGCAGCTGCTTAGCTTCAGCAGGCCGGCCGCGCCGGAAAGAAAGCTGGTGGACATTCCTTCGTCCATCCGGGAGACCATGGGGCTTTTACGGGCCTCCATTCCTTCCTACATCGCCTTTCACGTGGACATTTCTCCTGAGTGCCATAAGGTGTTGGGCGATCCCACTCAAGTCCGCCAGGTAATCATCAATCTGGTCAATAACGCGGCCCACGCCATGGAAGGCGCTTCCGGCGGCCTGGCCATCCGGGCCAGAAACGTGTTCTCCCGCACCGAGGAGATTTTTTTCGACCAGGTTCTACTGCCGGGCGACTACGTGTCCTTGGAGGTTAAAGACAGCGGGCATGGAATCGCCAAAGAGGACCTGGGCCGGATTTTCGACCCCTTTTACACCACCAAGGACGTGGGCAAAGGGTCGGGCATGGGGTTGTCCGTGGTGCAGGGGATTATGAAAGCCCACGGGGGGGGCGTTCGCATTTCCAGCGCTCCCGGAAAAGGCGCCCTGGTGGAGTGCTATTTTCCCTCCGCGGGAAAAGGCGCTCCCTCCGAGCCGCAAAAGCAACAGGAAACCCCCACAGGTACGGAGAGCATCTTATTCGTGGATGATGAGCCCCCCATCGTGGACATGATCAAAGGACGGCTGAAAAGATTGGGCTACAAGGTCACCGCCGTGGAATCCCCCTTGGAAGCCCTTGAAATGTATACAGAAAACCCCGCAGGCTTTGACCTGATCATCACGGACCTGACTATGCCGGAGATGACCGGCGACCTTCTGATCAATCGGCTGATGAATGTGAACCCGGACGTCAAGACCATCATCTGCACGGGCTTCAATGAAAAAATCGACGCCCTCAAAGCCAAGGAAATGGGCGCCAAAGCCTTTTTAAGCAAGCCCGTGGACCGCCACATCATGGCCGTGACCATCCGTCAGGTTTTGAAATCATAGGATAAAGGCCGCGTTTCAGCTTTTATCCCTATCGGCGTTGAAAATATACCTACAAAGCATGTCCGTCGTTTCCTCCAGAAACTCCTTTTGGTCCAGCCGGTCCGCCGAATCCATAACCTGGCGGTGAGTCAGGGACTCCAACACCCGGATGATCATCCTGGCGGCCGCCCCGCCCTTTGTTTTTCTGGCGCCCGGCGTCTTGTCCAAAAGAACCTGGAGGCGGTCCGCCATGATTCTTTCCATGTTCATGAACGCCTCCCACCATATTTTTCCGGTGATGGGTATGTCCTGCACAATGGCCCGATGCACCCCCGGCTCCCGCTTATGCAGCTCCATGGCCAGTTGGACGAATTCCCTCACATCGTCCGGAGTGATGCACCCCCTCGTCTCCACCCGGGACATGAGTGCGTCCGTCCCGGAGGCGGCTTCCGCCATGTGGGCCTCCATGAGGCTCAACACGATGCTCTCTTTGTTAGGAAAATATTGATACAGGGAGCCGATGGAAACCCCGGCCCGGTCAGCGATGTGATTGGTTGTGGTCCCGGCGTATCCCCTGGCTTCCAAAACCTGAGCCGCCGCCTCCAGGATGGCGCTCACCGTTTCCCTGGAACGGCCCTGAATGGGCGTTTTGCGTACGTTTGAGGCATTATCAAGCATGCCGTTCCTCCCCTCTTGCAATGCGAGTAGAAAATATGAGCAATTACTTATATTATTCTCCCGGGTTGTCAAGATAAACGACGTGAACCACATTAAGGAGGGTCGCATGGAGCATTCATTCCGCGTAGGAACATATGATTTTCATCCCGAATCCAACATCAACTTTCAGTTGAACCGCCAGATATCCCTGGGCGGAGGCCGCATGGAGGACATTCGGGCGGTCTCGTCCAACATCAAAAACCTGGACGACTGGAAGCGGGAGTTTTTGGCGTTGGCCCGTCTGGCGGAGCAGGAGGAGCGCTGGGAAAATGCCGCCTCCTATTATCGGGGGGCGGAGTTTTTCATGACTCCGGGCGATCCCGACAAGGAATGGGCTTACGACCAGGCCGCGGCGCTTTTTCAAAAAATTGTCAAAGACGACCTGGAGAGCGGCGCTTTGAATGTGGAAGCGGCGCCTTATGAAAAAAGCCGCCTGCCTGTTTTCAGGCTTCCGGCGCAGGAAGGCGTGGGATTTAAAGGAACGATAGTCCTTCACGGAGGATACGACTCCAGCAAGGAAGAGCTTTATCCCAGCGCAGACTTCGTCCGCCAGCAGGGGTACGACGTTTATTTGTTTGAGGGTCCGGGCCAGGGCGAGGCTTTGGTGAAAAACGGCCTGCACATGACCTATGAATGGGAAAAGGCGGTGGGCGCCGTTTTGGATCATTACGGCCTGGTGGGCGTCGCCCTGGTGGGTGCATCTTTAGGGGGATATCTGGCGCCCCGTGCGGCGGCGTTTGAGCCGCGCATCAATCGGGTCGTCGCCTGGGGCGTGATGTACGATTTTTTCGAGGTGCTGACCTCGGTGCGAGGCAAGGCCATGGAAATCGGCATGAAAAGCCTCATTGCCTTGAGGGCGAAAAAGGCATTGAACCGCATGGCGGCCCTGCGCATGGAGCGGGATCCTTTTGCAAAATGGGGGATCAACCACGGCATGTTCGTCATGGGCAAGCCCACGCCCTATGATTTTCTGCAATACGCCAGGAATTTCTCCATGAAAGGCGTTTCCGGCAAGGTGCGGCAGGACTTTCTGCTTTTGGCCGGAACCCGGGATCATTTCATTCCGCTCAAGCATTACCACCGGCAGGCCCGGGAGTTGACCAACGTGCGTTCTTTTACGGGACGGATTTTCACCGAGGCCGAGCAGGCGGAAAACCATTGCCAGTGCGGAAACATTCCTTTGGTGTTCAACGTAATCAGCGAATGGATGAACGGTTTGGATGAACGGGACGGATAATTGATTGATCACCCTACCATCACCAGGCCGTAGAGGTTGACCCGGTCGGGAACCAGGGGGACGTCCAGATTGCGGGCCATGGCCTTTGCGTCGATGCCCACGGCGGCCAGAGTGGGCCTGGCCTTGTAGGGGTGGATGCATCCTTTGGCCCGCACAAGGGCCTGGCAGCGGCTTTCCTTATGGCACAACACGGACCGGCAGTTTCCCGCCCCAAAACCCGAGGTCATGTGGTATCCCCTGTTGAAGGCGTCCGACTCCAGGGCCGTGATAATGGACGCGGCCTGCAGGCATGCCTGCCTGTAATAAACGTCTTCGATCCACCCCTGCCCCTGGTCCGGCATCCCCAAAGGCGCCAGGCAGCAAAAAAACACCCCGTATTTGAAAGAGCGCAACGAGTCCCACAGGGAGTCCAGGGGCATTCTCACGGGCCAATGTTCCGTCAGGTTGTCGGGATCTTCCAAGGCCGGATCGACCCGGGCCAGGCTTTCGTCAAAAACCAGGGCTCTGCCGGAGGTCAGGCGCACTTCCCGGGCGCCTCTATCCAGGGCCAGCTTCAACAGCTCTTCCATGTCCTGGGCTATTAAAGCCGGATCTTTTTGCTTGGGGGCTTTGGAATAGTGGTGCGGATCGGTATTCGGGGGCATGTGCGCCTCAACTTTTTAAGGTTTGGATACGCCTGCGGCGGAAACGCCGCCTATGAGACCGAAAAAAACACCGCTGCTACGAAAGGTAAATGATAATATACCACAGGGCTCCTGTTATTTGCAAATCAAATAGGAGTCGGGGGGGATGGCCGGCCAAAATTTTATCGGGCGTACAAATTCTTCCTTGACTCAGGGTCACTTTCCCGGTATATGTGAACATAAATTCACTTAGATGGAGCCTGAATCATGGCCACCCCCCGCCTGAAAACGCAGGAAAGAAAAAAACAAATCGTCCAGGCCGCCCTCACCCTGGTCTCCACCCGCGGCGTGGCGGCCATGACCATGGAGCGGACCTCCCGGCTGGTGGGAATCTCCCCTTCGGCCTTGTACAGACATTTCAAAAACAAGGCGGAAATGCTGGATGCGGTCCTGGATCTTCTGGACATCCAGTTCGCCAACGAAATCCAGGAGGCCCTGGACAACGGCCGGGACGCCCTGGACTCCCTCAGGTACTTCCTCATGCAGCGGGTGCGGTTCATCATGGAGCACCGCAGCATCCCCCGGCTGCTGTATTCCGAGGAGATCCTCTACAAGTACCCGGAGCTGCAAAAAAAGGTCAATGACATATTCAAAAACCATATTCTAAGGCTCCAGGACGTGGTCCGGCAGGGCCAGGACCAGGGGCTTATCAGAACGGACGTCACCCCGGTGGAGACGGCGGTCATGTTCATCGGCCTGTTCAAGCCCGTGGACGAAATTTACGACATCATCGGCGGCCGGTTCGACCTGGTGGCACACATCCACAAGGTCTGGAACATCTTTGTGGAGGCCATTTCCCCTTGACCGCAAAGATGTGATTACTCATTCACATAAGGACGGCATTATGAAAGCATGGCGGG
The sequence above is drawn from the Desulfatibacillum aliphaticivorans DSM 15576 genome and encodes:
- a CDS encoding TetR/AcrR family transcriptional regulator, which encodes MATPRLKTQERKKQIVQAALTLVSTRGVAAMTMERTSRLVGISPSALYRHFKNKAEMLDAVLDLLDIQFANEIQEALDNGRDALDSLRYFLMQRVRFIMEHRSIPRLLYSEEILYKYPELQKKVNDIFKNHILRLQDVVRQGQDQGLIRTDVTPVETAVMFIGLFKPVDEIYDIIGGRFDLVAHIHKVWNIFVEAISP
- a CDS encoding alpha/beta hydrolase, which translates into the protein MEHSFRVGTYDFHPESNINFQLNRQISLGGGRMEDIRAVSSNIKNLDDWKREFLALARLAEQEERWENAASYYRGAEFFMTPGDPDKEWAYDQAAALFQKIVKDDLESGALNVEAAPYEKSRLPVFRLPAQEGVGFKGTIVLHGGYDSSKEELYPSADFVRQQGYDVYLFEGPGQGEALVKNGLHMTYEWEKAVGAVLDHYGLVGVALVGASLGGYLAPRAAAFEPRINRVVAWGVMYDFFEVLTSVRGKAMEIGMKSLIALRAKKALNRMAALRMERDPFAKWGINHGMFVMGKPTPYDFLQYARNFSMKGVSGKVRQDFLLLAGTRDHFIPLKHYHRQARELTNVRSFTGRIFTEAEQAENHCQCGNIPLVFNVISEWMNGLDERDG
- a CDS encoding TetR/AcrR family transcriptional regulator, translated to MLDNASNVRKTPIQGRSRETVSAILEAAAQVLEARGYAGTTTNHIADRAGVSIGSLYQYFPNKESIVLSLMEAHMAEAASGTDALMSRVETRGCITPDDVREFVQLAMELHKREPGVHRAIVQDIPITGKIWWEAFMNMERIMADRLQVLLDKTPGARKTKGGAAARMIIRVLESLTHRQVMDSADRLDQKEFLEETTDMLCRYIFNADRDKS
- a CDS encoding DUF2284 domain-containing protein, which produces MPPNTDPHHYSKAPKQKDPALIAQDMEELLKLALDRGAREVRLTSGRALVFDESLARVDPALEDPDNLTEHWPVRMPLDSLWDSLRSFKYGVFFCCLAPLGMPDQGQGWIEDVYYRQACLQAASIITALESDAFNRGYHMTSGFGAGNCRSVLCHKESRCQALVRAKGCIHPYKARPTLAAVGIDAKAMARNLDVPLVPDRVNLYGLVMVG